In the genome of Mucisphaera calidilacus, one region contains:
- a CDS encoding type II secretion system protein, with the protein MRTIRHSLAFTLIELLVVISILALLIGLLLPALRSARETARTAVCLANMKSYGIGLDVYALEHNGWLAGPYTSGNGNRRWGQADVFNWAEETASNAPSYAYDWVSPSMSDIMGGLPRQRAKRLVAILNSELSCPTNDIEYGSSNGLSGEDVYSDPYGPSDAVIRNANGGELPQLVDYSLILGFHETRYGPYEADSGYQPNLNQIGRPSAKASVQEGADPRFLDVRGFDLGSEYNDYSGGPLCHRGAASYTDGSTFRKSEPGKVTDLAQTYAFRHPNKTINTLFFDGHVDNQDSYAAIGGFAQYFPEAFVPYEFYRDLYGLD; encoded by the coding sequence CATACTCGCGCTGTTGATTGGGCTGCTGCTGCCGGCCCTCCGTTCTGCCAGAGAGACGGCACGAACCGCGGTCTGTCTGGCCAACATGAAGTCTTATGGCATCGGGCTTGATGTTTATGCGCTGGAGCACAACGGTTGGCTCGCAGGCCCTTACACCTCGGGCAACGGCAATCGTCGTTGGGGGCAGGCGGATGTCTTCAACTGGGCGGAGGAGACCGCTTCCAATGCTCCGTCTTACGCGTATGACTGGGTATCACCATCCATGAGCGATATCATGGGCGGATTGCCTCGGCAACGTGCGAAGCGACTCGTGGCTATTCTCAACAGCGAATTATCATGTCCCACCAATGATATTGAGTACGGATCATCCAATGGGCTCTCCGGTGAGGACGTTTACTCGGATCCCTACGGGCCCAGTGATGCGGTCATACGCAATGCGAATGGCGGCGAGCTTCCGCAGCTAGTCGACTACTCTCTCATCCTCGGATTTCACGAGACACGATACGGTCCTTACGAGGCTGATTCGGGTTATCAACCCAACTTGAATCAGATCGGGAGACCATCGGCCAAGGCATCGGTACAGGAGGGTGCTGACCCCAGGTTTCTTGATGTACGCGGCTTCGATCTTGGGAGCGAGTACAACGATTACTCGGGAGGTCCGCTCTGCCATCGTGGTGCCGCATCCTATACGGATGGCAGCACTTTCAGAAAGTCCGAACCCGGCAAGGTCACGGATCTGGCGCAAACCTATGCATTCCGTCATCCCAACAAGACGATTAATACTCTCTTTTTCGACGGTCACGTGGATAATCAGGATTCCTACGCGGCCATAGGCGGGTTTGCCCAGTACTTTCCTGAGGCATTTGTGCCGTACGAGTTCTATCGTGATCTGTACGGGTTGGACTAG
- a CDS encoding MGH1-like glycoside hydrolase domain-containing protein has product MRTGVITDPTTGLEYFTGYAYHTLYDWDQFFDTLILIAMDWPAHLSQNAIRIFLNHQREDGFIARSVPSTPTHDHEHVKPFLAQIAHLSTVARNNIDWLLEPGLLTGLQRYLDYWLNTMDSTNSGLSDWMSAPHTGMDNQHERAGYWLDRVSQGVDLNCYLVRECRALAALLRLAGQDEQASAREQQAEARASRIRQRLWDEETGFFYDGNLRAQSDTFCDSAPRGSQLWTPVSDKQIRVRSIAAFSTLWARVATPEQARRMVHEHLLDNNGFASPYPVPTLARTERWYSQTPLPADIGCSWRANTWVPTNYMLARGLRHYGYHDEAKRIDTATMELVNKAGFREYYNAETGEGCGLNPFWGWSTLACFTDDDRLALML; this is encoded by the coding sequence ATGAGAACGGGCGTCATCACCGACCCCACCACCGGACTCGAGTACTTCACTGGCTACGCCTACCACACGCTCTACGACTGGGACCAGTTCTTTGACACCCTCATCCTCATCGCAATGGACTGGCCGGCGCACCTCTCCCAGAACGCCATCCGGATCTTTCTCAACCATCAACGCGAAGACGGTTTTATCGCACGCTCTGTCCCCTCAACACCGACCCATGACCACGAGCACGTCAAGCCCTTTCTCGCCCAGATCGCGCACCTCAGCACCGTGGCCCGCAACAACATCGACTGGCTTCTCGAACCCGGCCTGCTCACAGGACTACAGCGATACCTCGACTACTGGCTCAACACGATGGACAGCACGAACTCGGGCCTCAGCGACTGGATGAGCGCACCCCACACCGGCATGGACAACCAGCATGAACGGGCTGGCTACTGGCTCGACCGCGTCAGCCAGGGCGTGGATCTCAACTGCTACCTCGTCCGTGAGTGCCGCGCACTCGCCGCCCTCCTCCGACTGGCAGGGCAGGACGAGCAGGCATCAGCCCGCGAGCAGCAGGCAGAGGCACGAGCATCCCGAATCCGTCAACGACTCTGGGATGAAGAGACCGGGTTCTTCTACGACGGCAACCTCCGCGCCCAATCCGATACCTTCTGCGACTCTGCCCCGCGGGGTTCGCAACTCTGGACGCCTGTCAGCGACAAACAGATCCGCGTGCGTAGCATCGCCGCCTTCAGCACACTCTGGGCTCGCGTTGCCACCCCCGAACAGGCCAGGCGGATGGTCCATGAACACCTGCTTGACAACAACGGCTTCGCGTCGCCCTACCCCGTCCCGACACTCGCCCGAACCGAACGCTGGTACAGCCAAACCCCGCTGCCCGCTGACATCGGCTGCAGCTGGCGCGCCAACACATGGGTCCCCACCAACTACATGCTCGCCCGGGGACTCAGACACTACGGATACCACGACGAAGCGAAGCGGATCGACACGGCAACCATGGAACTGGTGAACAAGGCCGGCTTCCGCGAGTACTACAACGCCGAGACCGGCGAAGGATGTGGACTCAACCCCTTCTGGGGATGGAGCACACTCGCCTGCTTCACCGACGATGACCGCCTCGCCCTGATGCTCTAA
- a CDS encoding LacI family DNA-binding transcriptional regulator, whose protein sequence is MATIKEIAKLAGVSHVTVSKVLGGEIPVSRPAAVRRAKKIQQIADELGYRPNHTAQALRTGRTGLIAVLGNTPLSFDDHNLEEANILRRVAAMLREEGLNLSAQLCDRAEKNGLLPPWRVDAAILIAAYSSDQTEDVEKDGLPYVAFNGECGPNGSSVQFDDKAGVLMAMRALRRVGHERIAYMSNYKPYDHRSVPLRLEGYHEAMREAGQEPLPTYPNGGVSESEVAEHLGMLVREHGCTAIVCWDPWVALYAYRAAREIGLDLPGDLSVIAFNDTPLGSQALQPRLSAVTRPVEATARAMVELLNERMSSDVVAARSITVTPDVVVRESIAPPRQRGGVS, encoded by the coding sequence GTGGCGACCATCAAGGAAATCGCGAAGCTTGCTGGCGTTTCTCACGTCACCGTTTCCAAGGTTCTCGGCGGCGAGATACCGGTGAGTCGTCCTGCTGCTGTCCGTCGTGCGAAGAAGATTCAGCAGATCGCGGACGAATTGGGCTACCGCCCCAACCACACGGCACAGGCGCTCCGCACCGGTCGGACCGGGCTGATCGCGGTGCTGGGTAATACGCCGTTGAGTTTTGACGACCACAATCTTGAGGAAGCGAACATTTTGCGGCGTGTGGCCGCCATGCTCCGCGAGGAGGGGCTGAATCTTTCTGCCCAGCTCTGTGACCGAGCGGAGAAGAACGGGTTACTCCCGCCTTGGCGTGTGGACGCGGCGATTCTGATCGCTGCCTATTCATCCGACCAGACCGAGGATGTCGAGAAGGACGGCCTGCCTTATGTCGCCTTCAACGGCGAGTGCGGTCCGAACGGCTCGTCGGTTCAGTTCGATGACAAGGCCGGTGTGCTTATGGCGATGCGCGCGTTGCGTCGTGTCGGGCACGAGCGGATCGCCTACATGTCGAACTACAAGCCTTACGACCACCGCAGTGTTCCGCTGCGGCTCGAGGGTTATCACGAGGCGATGCGGGAAGCGGGTCAGGAGCCCCTGCCGACCTATCCCAACGGGGGTGTTTCGGAGTCGGAGGTTGCCGAGCACCTGGGCATGCTGGTCCGTGAGCATGGCTGCACGGCGATTGTCTGCTGGGACCCGTGGGTGGCGCTTTATGCCTACCGCGCGGCGCGTGAGATCGGTCTGGACTTGCCGGGCGACCTCTCGGTGATCGCCTTCAACGACACGCCGCTCGGCAGTCAGGCGCTCCAGCCGCGTCTGTCGGCGGTCACGCGTCCTGTTGAGGCGACGGCACGGGCGATGGTTGAGTTGCTTAACGAGCGTATGTCGTCGGACGTTGTCGCGGCGCGCAGCATCACCGTGACGCCTGACGTCGTGGTGCGTGAGTCGATTGCGCCGCCTCGCCAGCGAGGGGGTGTGTCTTGA